The following nucleotide sequence is from Carassius carassius chromosome 16, fCarCar2.1, whole genome shotgun sequence.
TTCACCAGGAGGATGGGTGGTTTCATTTGGGTTTCGGTGGTAGAGTCGAGTGCCTGGTCTGTAGGACTGGGGGGATGAAGATCACCTCTGGTCTGTTCCTCGTCTGCTTCTGAATCCGAGTCCAGACTATGATCCAGAGAACCAAGTGTTCCCGTCGAACTCTCTGCTGACACATGACAGATCACTgtagatattatatataatatatatatatattttttattattatttgattgaaTGCACAACTTCTCATTGAAATTAAAGTAATATGTATAAGTCAAATGAAGCTAAACACCTACTtagagtataaaaaaaaaagtccaaataatggtgatttaaatatgaatcttacatttacatgaatatattggtatgtacattaaaaatacaacatgtaaagcaaatgaaaaatatagaatacaaagtgtaaaatatgcatttaaaaatggtttaaaatattaataagaggttatatttttgtattaaaagggGAAAAGGAAAAATTAAGATATAATAGAAATACAAttctaatatttctaaatattaaaataatggtgTAAttgaattctatatatatatattcataaatatgaatttgaaatacatttaatatgaaaGGCTAATGTAAGTGTGTATATAATAtggcaaaataaagtgaaaaactaacaaagttatttaaaaattgaaagattatgactatttatataaaaatgtatattaaaaataaatatgaattcaaacaaatgaaatgtataacatttaaaaaaaatatatatctataaaaaAGATAAATCTAAATATACACAAAATGCATCTGAAGAAGGTAAACCAATAATATTAGGAATAAAAGTCTGTAATACCATGGCTCTCTAACTTGTCCGTCTCTGCAGCGCCGGGTTCATCTGCGACTCCTTGTTCATCATTCATACAGTGCTCTTCGCCATCAATGCTGCTTTCCTGCAAGGAGAAAAACATCACATTTGTTCAGCGTTAACAGTTTAACCAGTGGACCTCCCATTAAAACGCACCGCTTGCACAACAGGAGAGATCTGATCAACTGCGTATGAATCTCAGACCTGCTGTAGAGACTGTGTGTGGGCGCTGCTGGCGCTTGCAGACCGACTGGAGTCCGAATGGAAAATGGCGGGATAAAACACAATGAGGGTCTCCACTATGCGGGCCTGATATGGGTAATCCACCAGAGACGACAGAGACACCGTGGCCCCCGAGGGCCGGGGCCGCATCAGTGAGGGGCCAAACACGATGCCAAGATTACTCGGGCTCATCTTATTGTCATCTTCCAGTTCTGCAATCCTGAAAACAGAGGGACATTAACCAAATAATCAGTGTTTGATAAACCGAGTTTGGCAGAGTCAGAAATGTTAGAGGAAGTCAATTCTAGGCTTTGTACCTTCTCAGGTGGCGTGCTATGTAGCGCAGAGTGGTGGTGTTTGGTCTGGGCAGCTCTTTGAGGAGGTTCTTGAGCCTGCCCACGAGGGCCAAGAGTTCAGAGTCTGTCTCAGGGCCGAGGTCCACCAGGTCGGGCCCTTTGCCCGTCTCTGCTCCCTCTGGGCCCACTACAGCCAGACTTTCCTTTGCTAGACCCATCAGACTATTGTAGAGACGAAAGGGCATGATGGGCTCTGGAAGCTGAGGAACAGACAGAAATACAAAATAAGGATGTAACAACCGTTTTGGTGACCATATGAGGATATGAAAGCCACTGCTCACAATGAGTGCAGTTTACTGTCACAGGGAACAGTTAAAGGATCTGTTGAACAAAAATGCAGTGTtgcaatatattaaaaacagaaaatgtaattttatataaatattcataattttagttaattaaaaaaaacattgttaattatgaattaatataaCTGTTCTTGAAGACCTGATGGTCAAAACGttgcatcattaaaaaaaaaaaaaaaaaatgtatggatcATTTACATGGAGCGTGTGGACAATACGTTTGGATTTTTGCTTTATTaacataactgaacattaaaaaaaaaagatattaataaaTTAGTTACATTTGGGGAATCCAAAAATGCtaatagttacatttttattaataacaattttaatgtaatggaatgcaataaacattattaataataaatcatttagacaagtttttaattacattttaaatatacatttgggTTATTTGAGGGAACTCTACAAATGCAAATTTTGTTATAATTTCTAATGTGATTTAAGAGAACAATGTATACATTAATTATTTTGATTAAGTtgcattaataaatacaaaacaaatgatattatattaaattagttATGTTCAGGTGAACCAAAAATGCAAACTTAAATAGTCGAttacaatataattttattacattttcgtataatagagaataataataataataataataatatagaaaaccCCAAAATGCCATTTCCACAATATTATGATAAGAATGATTTTTCATGAATGTGGTGATGCAGTGGTGGCTCACCTGCCGCAGGTACAGCTTCAGTACGTTGCTGATGTCATGTGGCGAGCACTGTGACAGCTCCACCAGCTCTTTGCCGTTCTCAAACGCCTGGCACAGCTTCTCCACCCGCGTCTTCACCCCATTCACGCGATAAATACCCTGACAGAGAGGAGGACCATCAGCACGATCCTGCATTTCCATTGGCTGAGACCTGCTGGATCTGAAGGTACCTTCATTCTCAACGCTCTTCTCTCGATCTCGCCGATGCACTTCTTGATGATGAAGGGGATGCCGTCAGGACTGTTGCCGGACACCTGAGAGAAATCCTGCCCGAACAGCTGAAGGCGACCCTGGAGCTTCTTGTGGCCGCACTGAATGGCCAAAGTCTCCAAGCAGCGCTTGTGACAGGCCAGGAAACACTGCCAAGAGCAAATCAGACTTTAGAGCAGCAGCTCACCCCAAAATAGaaactctgtcattaattactctgtTTCaaaccataagaccttcgtttatcttcagaacacaaattaagattttttaatgaaatccgagagctttctgaccctccacagACAACAAGGATCCTTACACGATCAAGGTCAAGACATGTTGCAATGTCATTGTTAAGATAAAccacgtgacatcagtggttcaaccactTCAACaaagctatgaaaaaaaaaataaaagactattcaacaatttgtctcctccgtgTCATAAAGCGTAGACAACGTATCAAACACATCTGTGATACTCTCCAAACATGTGATCTTGATCATGcaaggatccttgctgtctatagagggtcagagagctctcagagtgcataaaaaaatatctaaatgtgtTCTGacgatgaacgaaggtcttacgggtttggaacgacatgaaggtgagtaattaatgactgaacttccgtttttgggtgaactattcctattcCTAAGCCCGGCTTATTTCAAACACGAGGCCCAAGTGCAGCCGGCGTGACCTCACCTCCTCGCACTCGGCTCCCTGGAAATAAACGTAGCTGTCACATTCTCTGCATTTGGACGGGGAGCGCAGTTTACGCAGTTTGTGCGTCTGAGCGGCTTTCGACAGACCCACGTTCCTGAACGGGCCGGTGGGCACCACGATCTCAGGCTCGATGCCGTTTATATCTGGAAAACGTTGAGCAGACCGTGAGAAACTGGAGGACAGGCACAGAATAGAAAGGAAAACACTTGTGTGCTATTTTGTCTTACTTGGCGTTTCGAAAGAAGTAACATTTGAGTCTTTCTCATCTGCGTCTTCGTTTGATGACATGGTTCCTGTCGATGATGTTCGGGTCATTTTACTTATGTcacctagagaaaaaaaaaaaaacaataaaaactgttaatgcaaattgaaaatatattatacacacttATTTTTATTcgttaggggtgtaatggtacatgTATTTGTACCGAAAACTGTCGGTATGGGTCTTCGGTTCGATACAAATCATTAAATTTTCAGGAAATTCAGACAATACAGGCCATTTTTGATGGTATTTGATGTGGCGCGACATATCGCTGTAAACTAACGCCTCAGTCCTAACGGATGGAAGCACAGAACGCAATCATCCCTTCATCTTTATTACTacttttaatgcaaaatatacaGGAATGAACATCTCATCCCTTGCGTAATCGCTCAATAGGCCTAAGCGTTTCAACCGTCGAAAGACATTAAAACAGCTTGCAAGCGAAACATCACGTAGCATTTAATTTACCTCAGGCAAGTCTTCAGTGTCCATAGTTAGAGAAACGAGGTCTAGAGAAgagcattttgtaaaatattacacTTTAGGCctatttcatctttttttttaccgGTTAATGATGTCTAAATTAATgcatatgtttaaataaatactttatgaAACAAGTTATGACCCTGTAAATTACTACATTTCAACAACAAAGACAAATTGGATAATTTAAAAgttaagtaaataatttttttttgaaatgtttgtatatcattttataatttgagtgttgaagttaaaaataaatagtaactgAATTCAAGTTTGGGATCTGTTGTTAATTGTAACCTTAAGGTAGCCGAATGGAAAAGAGCTCTGTATAGTTTGGAGCAAAAGTTGAGGTGGGTTTTTATCTCCAAGaacatgtttaattaaatttcCTTAAAGAAAGAGCCATTTGTTCTGTAAaccattgttaaataaaaaaacaaacctgTTTAGTTTTTTCCTCCTGTTGTACCGAAACGTACTGAACAGAGACGTCAAAACCAAAGTACGTAATAAATCATCATGTTTGTTTACCGCCCCCCCcgtcctttttttgttttattagtcaTGGCAGGAAGTTTTACCTGTGCTGGTAGTGGGGGATCCCAGGCCGCTTCCTCCTTCCACACTGTCTGTGTCGCTCACTGTGGAGCCCCAGGATTTGTGGGTCATTTGACCTCGAGCTGAAAAGTAAAACAATTCAGAATCATTTGCGCAAATATTTTAGATATTCCTAACATACCAAAAAAATCTAATCCAAACAAGCACCTTTTGAAAGCACTGAGCATACCTGCATATATCACTGCACATACCTCTCTTGTGTTCCTCTTTGTGAGAGGCGCTCGTATCTCCCGTTTCTCCAGCGGTGGGCGGGGCTTCAGCACTGCTGTGAGCGTCAGCGCTGTCTGCACGAACTCTGACTGACGGCCTGAATTCAAGACAAGACAACACCTCACTATAATATTCACATCCACTTCCAAGATATTCCATGTCTGAAAGCAAGAGGAGTGTTTGTTACTGGCTGGAGGAGGCAGAGTAGGCCTCAAACTCGTAATGCGTCTCAGGCTCTTCACTCATCTGAAGGTCTTTGACGTGCGTGGCGTACTGTTGTCCCGGGTCGTACAGTTTACTGCTCTCACACAGCGTCTGATAGTGCACCGGCAGCGCTACCGTCTGCATGTGCATGATCTGGTAGTAGGAGATGGTGGCctggaaagagtttcacacagTTAAAACTGCTCAAGATGGATTTGGATTGGAAAGTTTTCTTGGTGAGAATTTTTTTTGACCATGTTAATCTGAGTACTGCATGACAGGGCCATTGATCAAGTATACACACAAAATACTACAGAAAAACAACCTTAAAAGGGTCTCATTCAAAACATATTTAGCTTTACAAATATCTTGAGAGTTTAAAGTCAACTTTATGACTTTGAAATTGACTAGCCATAAATATTACCAGCcattaaactgtattttaaaatggaTTCTTGATCTAATTTCTATATTGAAgagatttcattttaattctgcatttatatttgctggatctcaaaatattcccaaAAATATCTgcttaatataaaaatgtctttaaacatttgctacatttagAAATATCCTCAAATACATTTCCTGTGTTTTAAAACACAGGAattcaaaaatatacattttatattacaaatatcTATCCATCCGAGCTgtattgaaaaatattaatacttgttgtatttaaattttttttcccttacaaatTTGCTGTAATTTTGCATACCTCCCTGATATATTTACTATGTGTTGAAATATTTCCCTTGTATTTTATAATGTGTACTCTAATAGATTTTTGGGTCATAGTCTAAGCGAGTCTTGTGCAAAATACccttcgaaaaaaaaaaaaaaaactgatgttgCTCCTCAATTTCATTtgtgggttttatttattttttttatatagagatGTAAAGATCAATAAGTAATGAATAAAACCCGTTTGATTTTATCTAGTGAGTGTGAAGAGTTTACCGAGCGGATGGTCTGGTCGCTCTGTTTGATGACCTCCTGGATCTGCCGCAGGACCGTGACCTTCATGTGCTCCAGCTCCTGGTGTTGAGTGGTGACATCTGCGATACAAGTCCGGTATGTGGCCTCTGCCTCCTCAGCCTGAGacccacacaaaaacacaacctgTTAACCACTGAACCTCtattcctgcaaaaaaattaGAGATGTATTGTGGGAGTGCCGAGTCTGACCTTGTTGCGGGCCTCTTCCTCCAGCCGTTTCTTCTTGTCTACTGTTTTGGTGGTAGAACTGCCGCCCTCCTCCTCGGCCCTGTTAGCCGCCGTCCTGGCCTTGTCGTACTCCTCGCAGCGGGTCATGTAGACCTGCTTGGCCCTGCGAAGGTTGGCCTCACACTCCATCTGTGTTCAAACACACAACAACCCTTACAGACCTGCGCTGCTAGCGTTTCGTATGGTTTAGTGCATGAAGACTCCTCCTGGCTGGAGCTTTAAAGTGTTCTGGTAGCTCATAAGAGGGA
It contains:
- the LOC132159824 gene encoding rho GTPase-activating protein 45-like isoform X1 encodes the protein MCDHIRGVRHKLELGVWKPRISALKWGAGGWAGGLHGKLQEIRVGSKQLNLKMFSKRTRELIKTHSMSKKSRTGNSPLNSPSLSALQEQPRKDAVDAVTSSSHTSSSLSPPVLEVPSSCPGTPLAQHTKLVGSPSPMGTLRRPTSLSRNPSAAGFPIQSWVFSKGAGKSVIAQSPSPETPETTVAIEVEDIPSLLRIVERFAKAVEKLKDVVLEDKQENRRPLAHECLGEVLRILRQVISMYPLLNTVETLTAAGKLISQVKGYHYEVCNEADKKDFEKAIETIAVAFSSNVSELLMGEVDSSTLLSVLPSEKSRSMENLSGHESSHTRSDSSELARSAEEVDIILQRSEGGVDSALTYAKTISKYIKDLIGYVERKLALEVEFSKGLQRIYQSCKQTITQPHMPFFSIYSLALEQDLEQSNGMHQAASTLHNQTFIMPLLLRKQEHEKKRKEIKEQWLKAKRKLMECEANLRRAKQVYMTRCEEYDKARTAANRAEEEGGSSTTKTVDKKKRLEEEARNKAEEAEATYRTCIADVTTQHQELEHMKVTVLRQIQEVIKQSDQTIRSATISYYQIMHMQTVALPVHYQTLCESSKLYDPGQQYATHVKDLQMSEEPETHYEFEAYSASSSQPSVRVRADSADAHSSAEAPPTAGETGDTSASHKEEHKRARGQMTHKSWGSTVSDTDSVEGGSGLGSPTTSTGDISKMTRTSSTGTMSSNEDADEKDSNVTSFETPNINGIEPEIVVPTGPFRNVGLSKAAQTHKLRKLRSPSKCRECDSYVYFQGAECEECFLACHKRCLETLAIQCGHKKLQGRLQLFGQDFSQVSGNSPDGIPFIIKKCIGEIERRALRMKGIYRVNGVKTRVEKLCQAFENGKELVELSQCSPHDISNVLKLYLRQLPEPIMPFRLYNSLMGLAKESLAVVGPEGAETGKGPDLVDLGPETDSELLALVGRLKNLLKELPRPNTTTLRYIARHLRRIAELEDDNKMSPSNLGIVFGPSLMRPRPSGATVSLSSLVDYPYQARIVETLIVFYPAIFHSDSSRSASASSAHTQSLQQESSIDGEEHCMNDEQGVADEPGAAETDKLESHVICHVSAESSTGTLGSLDHSLDSDSEADEEQTRGDLHPPSPTDQALDSTTETQMKPPILLVNLQCPSSSNPNSDPPAPPESEPPELEEPEEAPTSSLAALNISQSNTTTLTL
- the LOC132159824 gene encoding rho GTPase-activating protein 45-like isoform X5 yields the protein MLKRGSNSKSYSPYATSQRVKKSNGKTKLDILPNRPNVWLKQLSALQEQPRKDAVDAVTSSSHTSSSLSPPVLEVPSSCPGTPLAQHTKLVGSPSPMGTLRRPTSLSRNPSAAGFPIQSWVFSKGAGKSVIAQSPSPETPETTVAIEVEDIPSLLRIVERFAKAVEKLKDVVLEDKQENRRPLAHECLGEVLRILRQVISMYPLLNTVETLTAAGKLISQVKGYHYEVCNEADKKDFEKAIETIAVAFSSNVSELLMGEVDSSTLLSVLPSEKSRSMENLSGHESSHTRSDSSELARSAEEVDIILQRSEGGVDSALTYAKTISKYIKDLIGYVERKLALEVEFSKGLQRIYQSCKQTITQPHMPFFSIYSLALEQDLEQSNGMHQAASTLHNQTFIMPLLLRKQEHEKKRKEIKEQWLKAKRKLMECEANLRRAKQVYMTRCEEYDKARTAANRAEEEGGSSTTKTVDKKKRLEEEARNKAEEAEATYRTCIADVTTQHQELEHMKVTVLRQIQEVIKQSDQTIRSATISYYQIMHMQTVALPVHYQTLCESSKLYDPGQQYATHVKDLQMSEEPETHYEFEAYSASSSQPSVRVRADSADAHSSAEAPPTAGETGDTSASHKEEHKRARGQMTHKSWGSTVSDTDSVEGGSGLGSPTTSTGDISKMTRTSSTGTMSSNEDADEKDSNVTSFETPNINGIEPEIVVPTGPFRNVGLSKAAQTHKLRKLRSPSKCRECDSYVYFQGAECEECFLACHKRCLETLAIQCGHKKLQGRLQLFGQDFSQVSGNSPDGIPFIIKKCIGEIERRALRMKGIYRVNGVKTRVEKLCQAFENGKELVELSQCSPHDISNVLKLYLRQLPEPIMPFRLYNSLMGLAKESLAVVGPEGAETGKGPDLVDLGPETDSELLALVGRLKNLLKELPRPNTTTLRYIARHLRRIAELEDDNKMSPSNLGIVFGPSLMRPRPSGATVSLSSLVDYPYQARIVETLIVFYPAIFHSDSSRSASASSAHTQSLQQESSIDGEEHCMNDEQGVADEPGAAETDKLESHAESSTGTLGSLDHSLDSDSEADEEQTRGDLHPPSPTDQALDSTTETQMKPPILLVNLQCPSSSNPNSDPPAPPESEPPELEEPEEAPTSSLAALNISQSNTTTLTL
- the LOC132159824 gene encoding rho GTPase-activating protein 45-like isoform X3, translating into MCDHIRGVRHKLELGVWKPRISALKWGAGGWAGGLHGKLQEIRVGSKQLNLKMFSKRTRELIKTHSMSKKSRTGNSPLNSPSLSALQEQPRKDAVDAVTSSSHTSSSLSPPVLEVPSSCPGTPLAQHTKLVGSPSPMGTLRRPTSLSRNPSAAGFPIQSWVFSKGAGKSVIAQSPSPETPETTVAIEVEDIPSLLRIVERFAKAVEKLKDVVLEDKQENRRPLAHECLGEVLRILRQVISMYPLLNTVETLTAAGKLISQVKGYHYEVCNEADKKDFEKAIETIAVAFSSNVSELLMGEVDSSTLLSVLPSEKSRSMENLSGHESSHTRSDSSELARSAEEVDIILQRSEGGVDSALTYAKTISKYIKDLIGYVERKLALEVEFSKGLQRIYQSCKQTITQPHMPFFSIYSLALEQDLEQSNGMHQAASTLHNQTFIMPLLLRKQEHEKKRKEIKEQWLKAKRKLMECEANLRRAKQVYMTRCEEYDKARTAANRAEEEGGSSTTKTVDKKKRLEEEARNKAEEAEATYRTCIADVTTQHQELEHMKVTVLRQIQEVIKQSDQTIRSATISYYQIMHMQTVALPVHYQTLCESSKLYDPGQQYATHVKDLQMSEEPETHYEFEAYSASSSQPSVRVRADSADAHSSAEAPPTAGETGDTSASHKEEHKRARGQMTHKSWGSTVSDTDSVEGGSGLGSPTTSTGDISKMTRTSSTGTMSSNEDADEKDSNVTSFETPNINGIEPEIVVPTGPFRNVGLSKAAQTHKLRKLRSPSKCRECDSYVYFQGAECEECFLACHKRCLETLAIQCGHKKLQGRLQLFGQDFSQVSGNSPDGIPFIIKKCIGEIERRALRMKGIYRVNGVKTRVEKLCQAFENGKELVELSQCSPHDISNVLKLYLRQLPEPIMPFRLYNSLMGLAKESLAVVGPEGAETGKGPDLVDLGPETDSELLALVGRLKNLLKELPRPNTTTLRYIARHLRRIAELEDDNKMSPSNLGIVFGPSLMRPRPSGATVSLSSLVDYPYQARIVETLIVFYPAIFHSDSSRSASASSAHTQSLQQESSIDGEEHCMNDEQGVADEPGAAETDKLESHESSTGTLGSLDHSLDSDSEADEEQTRGDLHPPSPTDQALDSTTETQMKPPILLVNLQCPSSSNPNSDPPAPPESEPPELEEPEEAPTSSLAALNISQSNTTTLTL
- the LOC132159824 gene encoding rho GTPase-activating protein 45-like isoform X2, translated to MCDHIRGVRHKLELGVWKPRISALKWGAGGWAGGLHGKLQEIRVGSKQLNLKMFSKRTRELIKTHSMSKKSRTGNSPLNSPSLSALQEQPRKDAVDAVTSSSHTSSSLSPPVLEVPSSCPGTPLAQHTKLVGSPSPMGTLRRPTSLSRNPSAAGFPIQSWVFSKGAGKSVIAQSPSPETPETTVAIEVEDIPSLLRIVERFAKAVEKLKDVVLEDKQENRRPLAHECLGEVLRILRQVISMYPLLNTVETLTAAGKLISQVKGYHYEVCNEADKKDFEKAIETIAVAFSSNVSELLMGEVDSSTLLSVLPSEKSRSMENLSGHESSHTRSDSSELARSAEEVDIILQRSEGGVDSALTYAKTISKYIKDLIGYVERKLALEVEFSKGLQRIYQSCKQTITQPHMPFFSIYSLALEQDLEQSNGMHQAASTLHNQTFIMPLLLRKQEHEKKRKEIKEQWLKAKRKLMECEANLRRAKQVYMTRCEEYDKARTAANRAEEEGGSSTTKTVDKKKRLEEEARNKAEEAEATYRTCIADVTTQHQELEHMKVTVLRQIQEVIKQSDQTIRSATISYYQIMHMQTVALPVHYQTLCESSKLYDPGQQYATHVKDLQMSEEPETHYEFEAYSASSSQPSVRVRADSADAHSSAEAPPTAGETGDTSASHKEEHKRARGQMTHKSWGSTVSDTDSVEGGSGLGSPTTSTGDISKMTRTSSTGTMSSNEDADEKDSNVTSFETPNINGIEPEIVVPTGPFRNVGLSKAAQTHKLRKLRSPSKCRECDSYVYFQGAECEECFLACHKRCLETLAIQCGHKKLQGRLQLFGQDFSQVSGNSPDGIPFIIKKCIGEIERRALRMKGIYRVNGVKTRVEKLCQAFENGKELVELSQCSPHDISNVLKLYLRQLPEPIMPFRLYNSLMGLAKESLAVVGPEGAETGKGPDLVDLGPETDSELLALVGRLKNLLKELPRPNTTTLRYIARHLRRIAELEDDNKMSPSNLGIVFGPSLMRPRPSGATVSLSSLVDYPYQARIVETLIVFYPAIFHSDSSRSASASSAHTQSLQQESSIDGEEHCMNDEQGVADEPGAAETDKLESHAESSTGTLGSLDHSLDSDSEADEEQTRGDLHPPSPTDQALDSTTETQMKPPILLVNLQCPSSSNPNSDPPAPPESEPPELEEPEEAPTSSLAALNISQSNTTTLTL
- the LOC132159824 gene encoding rho GTPase-activating protein 45-like isoform X4; translation: MLKRGSNSKSYSPYATSQRVKKSNGKTKLDILPNRPNVWLKQLSALQEQPRKDAVDAVTSSSHTSSSLSPPVLEVPSSCPGTPLAQHTKLVGSPSPMGTLRRPTSLSRNPSAAGFPIQSWVFSKGAGKSVIAQSPSPETPETTVAIEVEDIPSLLRIVERFAKAVEKLKDVVLEDKQENRRPLAHECLGEVLRILRQVISMYPLLNTVETLTAAGKLISQVKGYHYEVCNEADKKDFEKAIETIAVAFSSNVSELLMGEVDSSTLLSVLPSEKSRSMENLSGHESSHTRSDSSELARSAEEVDIILQRSEGGVDSALTYAKTISKYIKDLIGYVERKLALEVEFSKGLQRIYQSCKQTITQPHMPFFSIYSLALEQDLEQSNGMHQAASTLHNQTFIMPLLLRKQEHEKKRKEIKEQWLKAKRKLMECEANLRRAKQVYMTRCEEYDKARTAANRAEEEGGSSTTKTVDKKKRLEEEARNKAEEAEATYRTCIADVTTQHQELEHMKVTVLRQIQEVIKQSDQTIRSATISYYQIMHMQTVALPVHYQTLCESSKLYDPGQQYATHVKDLQMSEEPETHYEFEAYSASSSQPSVRVRADSADAHSSAEAPPTAGETGDTSASHKEEHKRARGQMTHKSWGSTVSDTDSVEGGSGLGSPTTSTGDISKMTRTSSTGTMSSNEDADEKDSNVTSFETPNINGIEPEIVVPTGPFRNVGLSKAAQTHKLRKLRSPSKCRECDSYVYFQGAECEECFLACHKRCLETLAIQCGHKKLQGRLQLFGQDFSQVSGNSPDGIPFIIKKCIGEIERRALRMKGIYRVNGVKTRVEKLCQAFENGKELVELSQCSPHDISNVLKLYLRQLPEPIMPFRLYNSLMGLAKESLAVVGPEGAETGKGPDLVDLGPETDSELLALVGRLKNLLKELPRPNTTTLRYIARHLRRIAELEDDNKMSPSNLGIVFGPSLMRPRPSGATVSLSSLVDYPYQARIVETLIVFYPAIFHSDSSRSASASSAHTQSLQQESSIDGEEHCMNDEQGVADEPGAAETDKLESHVICHVSAESSTGTLGSLDHSLDSDSEADEEQTRGDLHPPSPTDQALDSTTETQMKPPILLVNLQCPSSSNPNSDPPAPPESEPPELEEPEEAPTSSLAALNISQSNTTTLTL